In Bradyrhizobium guangxiense, the following are encoded in one genomic region:
- a CDS encoding DMT family transporter, translating to MLDSTRRDARPRIAPAGLMFLAITSIGWGFNWPVTKFLLAELPPLTLRGVTGVLGAVLLAALAVFRRQSLKVEPGIWPRLITAAMLNVTGWMVLMGLALLWLPASEAALIAYTMPVWASIIAWPVLGERPTVLRTLGLVMAFAGLGSIMGGNGIAASAEKLPGIIMALAGALGFAVGTVFSKKYPIHLPPITAAAWQIGIGCLPISIIGLLVETSHLDKVTPVGWWLLVYSTVVQFCIAYVSWFAALARLPASVAAIGTMAVPVIGVVASAIALGEPLGAGQIAGLIFTLAAVVLATR from the coding sequence ATGCTTGATTCGACTCGCCGGGATGCGCGACCGCGCATCGCCCCGGCCGGCCTGATGTTCCTCGCGATCACCTCGATCGGCTGGGGGTTTAATTGGCCGGTGACGAAATTCCTGCTCGCGGAGCTGCCGCCGCTGACCTTGCGCGGGGTCACCGGCGTACTCGGGGCCGTGCTGCTGGCGGCGCTGGCGGTGTTCCGCCGGCAAAGCCTGAAGGTCGAGCCCGGGATCTGGCCGCGGCTTATCACCGCCGCCATGCTCAACGTCACCGGCTGGATGGTGCTGATGGGCTTGGCGCTGCTCTGGCTGCCGGCGAGCGAGGCGGCGCTGATCGCCTACACCATGCCGGTCTGGGCCTCGATCATCGCCTGGCCGGTGCTGGGCGAGCGGCCAACCGTGCTGCGCACGCTGGGGCTGGTGATGGCCTTTGCCGGCCTTGGCTCGATCATGGGCGGCAACGGCATTGCCGCCAGCGCCGAGAAGCTGCCGGGAATCATCATGGCGCTCGCGGGCGCGCTCGGCTTTGCCGTCGGCACGGTGTTCTCGAAGAAGTACCCGATCCATCTGCCGCCGATCACGGCCGCAGCCTGGCAGATCGGCATCGGCTGCCTGCCGATCTCGATCATCGGCCTCCTGGTCGAGACCTCGCACTTAGACAAGGTGACGCCGGTCGGCTGGTGGCTGCTGGTCTATTCGACCGTGGTGCAGTTCTGCATCGCCTATGTCAGCTGGTTCGCAGCGCTCGCGCGGCTGCCGGCCTCGGTCGCCGCGATCGGCACCATGGCCGTGCCCGTGATCGGCGTCGTCGCCTCCGCGATCGCGCTTGGCGAGCCGCTCGGGGCCGGGCAGATCGCCGGCCTGATCTTCACGCTGGCTGCGGTGGTGCTGGCGACGCGCTAG
- a CDS encoding CHASE3 domain-containing protein, giving the protein MIPTQRVILGAGLAILLIITAASIALDVKSRSDAAWVNHTIEMQRKISDLRVLLRRAESAARGYELYRSPGFSAEFQAVHAQIAPALAELKRGVRDNPDQVALLEGTEPLALRRVEIAAEAMRLRAANDQAGIAALNGRAEGRGLMDTVMSNLDRLSADEERLLSVRSQDSRRTGIVLLGIDVAGALVILLLVVMVMRESRRTEVALKSTLMETTAAKDALAEAVAERTQHLVDAHDELRLSVNVLQSTFHSMAEAVLVIDAEGNVLLSNPAAERMLLHRAGMNLGNLRALSDVFHGDGLTPLKADELPSVRVLRGEQFEDLEMIVRPHSGNPPRHLMISGRPMLDGQGNISGAVLVYHDATTSRETERQLYQSQKLDAIGKLTGGVAHDFNNMLTVISGNTETLVESLKQQPELQRVARLIDDAAERCAELIQHLLAFARRQPLQPRNVEINGAIADIAKLLRPTLGEQIQVETVLEQGPMTAHIDPSRLTNAVLNMAINARDAMPNGGKLLLETRRVVLDEAYAQANADVVAGAYVMLAVSDTGTGMSPDIQLKAFEPFFTTKEVGKGSGLGLSMVYGFVKQSGGHIKIYSEEGHGTTIKLYLPPGEGMTDATAVATPQAEGGAETIFVVEDDALVRNFVTAQLQSLGYKTVAAPDGKAALELIDAGQPFDLLFTDVVIPGGMSGRDLADEVAKRRPGLKVLYTSGYTDNAIVHHGKLDDGVLLLTKPYRRNQLAEMIRKALEDGVAAS; this is encoded by the coding sequence TTGATTCCAACGCAGCGCGTCATTCTCGGTGCTGGACTTGCCATCCTCCTGATCATCACCGCGGCCTCGATCGCCCTCGACGTCAAGTCGCGGTCCGATGCCGCGTGGGTCAATCATACCATCGAGATGCAGAGGAAGATCTCCGATCTGCGCGTGTTGTTGCGACGCGCCGAGAGCGCCGCGCGCGGCTACGAGCTCTACCGCAGCCCGGGCTTCAGCGCCGAGTTCCAGGCGGTCCATGCCCAGATCGCGCCGGCCCTCGCCGAGCTCAAGCGAGGCGTGCGCGACAATCCCGATCAGGTCGCGCTGCTGGAGGGCACCGAACCGCTGGCGCTGCGCCGGGTCGAGATCGCCGCTGAAGCGATGCGCCTGCGCGCCGCCAACGACCAGGCCGGCATTGCCGCGCTCAACGGCAGGGCCGAGGGCCGCGGCCTCATGGACACGGTGATGAGTAATCTCGACCGGTTGAGCGCGGACGAGGAGCGCCTGCTCAGCGTGCGCTCGCAAGATTCCCGCCGCACCGGCATCGTACTGCTCGGCATCGATGTCGCGGGCGCGCTGGTGATCCTGCTGCTCGTCGTGATGGTGATGCGCGAAAGCCGGCGCACCGAGGTTGCGCTCAAGAGCACGCTGATGGAGACCACGGCCGCCAAGGATGCGCTTGCGGAGGCGGTGGCGGAGCGCACGCAGCATCTGGTGGACGCGCATGACGAGCTGCGCCTGTCGGTCAACGTGTTGCAGAGCACGTTCCACAGCATGGCGGAGGCGGTGCTGGTCATCGACGCCGAAGGCAATGTCCTGCTGTCCAATCCGGCCGCCGAGCGCATGCTACTGCATCGCGCCGGCATGAACCTTGGCAATCTACGCGCGCTCTCGGATGTGTTTCACGGCGACGGTCTCACGCCGCTCAAGGCCGACGAGCTGCCCTCAGTGCGCGTGCTGCGCGGCGAGCAGTTCGAGGATCTGGAGATGATCGTCCGCCCCCACAGCGGCAATCCTCCACGGCATCTCATGATCAGCGGTCGGCCGATGCTGGACGGGCAAGGCAACATTTCCGGCGCGGTGCTGGTCTATCACGACGCGACCACCTCGCGCGAGACCGAGCGGCAGCTGTACCAGTCGCAGAAGCTGGACGCGATCGGCAAGCTGACCGGCGGCGTCGCGCACGACTTCAACAACATGCTGACCGTGATCTCCGGCAACACCGAGACGCTGGTGGAGAGCCTGAAGCAGCAGCCGGAGCTGCAGCGCGTGGCGCGGCTGATCGACGATGCCGCCGAACGCTGCGCCGAGTTGATCCAGCATCTGCTCGCGTTTGCCCGGCGGCAGCCGCTGCAGCCGCGCAACGTGGAGATCAACGGCGCCATCGCGGACATCGCAAAGCTGTTGCGCCCCACCCTCGGCGAGCAGATCCAGGTCGAGACCGTGCTGGAACAGGGGCCGATGACTGCCCATATCGATCCGTCCCGGCTCACCAATGCCGTGCTCAACATGGCGATCAACGCGCGTGACGCCATGCCGAACGGCGGCAAGCTGCTGCTCGAGACCCGCCGCGTCGTGCTCGATGAAGCCTACGCGCAGGCCAATGCCGACGTGGTGGCCGGCGCCTACGTAATGCTCGCCGTCAGCGACACCGGCACCGGCATGTCGCCCGACATTCAGCTCAAGGCGTTCGAGCCCTTCTTCACCACCAAGGAGGTCGGCAAGGGAAGCGGCCTCGGCCTCTCCATGGTCTACGGCTTCGTCAAGCAGTCCGGCGGCCACATCAAGATCTACAGCGAGGAAGGCCACGGCACCACCATCAAGCTGTATCTGCCGCCCGGCGAAGGCATGACGGACGCCACTGCCGTCGCCACCCCGCAGGCCGAGGGCGGCGCCGAGACCATTTTCGTCGTCGAGGACGACGCCCTGGTGCGCAACTTCGTCACCGCGCAGCTGCAGAGCCTCGGCTACAAGACCGTGGCCGCGCCCGACGGCAAGGCCGCGCTGGAATTGATCGACGCCGGCCAGCCGTTCGACCTGCTGTTCACCGACGTCGTCATTCCCGGCGGCATGAGCGGGCGCGACCTCGCCGACGAGGTCGCCAAACGCCGGCCCGGCCTGAAAGTGCTCTACACCTCCGGCTACACCGACAACGCCATCGTCCACCACGGCAAGCTCGATGACGGCGTGCTGCTGCTGACCAAGCCCTATCGGCGCAACCAGCTTGCCGAGATGATCCGGAAGGCGCTGGAGGATGGGGTGGCGGCGAGCTAG